A genomic window from Candidatus Methylacidiphilum fumarolicum includes:
- a CDS encoding DUF192 domain-containing protein, whose amino-acid sequence MICSRFMLLFTVSPLLLAFWIRGEEKVGSIDLVGKLPEQHLLVEVVWKPKDLARGLMYRESLPENQGMLFVLPFEQKAVFWMKNTRIPLSIAYMDNRGKILEIYSMKPFDLTPIPSQSSFVKFALEVNEGWFERHKLLPGDQLTPKDTTWEKLLLLLKN is encoded by the coding sequence ATGATCTGCAGTCGGTTTATGCTTCTTTTTACAGTCAGTCCTTTGCTTTTAGCTTTTTGGATCAGAGGAGAGGAAAAGGTTGGCTCTATTGATTTGGTAGGGAAATTGCCAGAACAGCATCTTTTGGTAGAAGTTGTATGGAAACCAAAAGACCTTGCTCGGGGTTTGATGTATCGGGAAAGCCTACCTGAAAATCAAGGTATGCTTTTTGTTTTGCCTTTTGAACAAAAAGCTGTTTTTTGGATGAAGAACACTCGTATACCTTTATCTATAGCGTATATGGATAATAGAGGAAAGATCCTTGAGATCTATTCGATGAAACCTTTTGATCTGACACCTATCCCTAGTCAATCCTCATTTGTCAAATTCGCATTAGAAGTAAACGAAGGATGGTTTGAAAGACATAAGCTTTTACCGGGTGATCAACTAACTCCAAAGGATACAACTTGGGAGAAACTGCTTCTTCTTTTGAAAAATTGA